From one Musa acuminata AAA Group cultivar baxijiao chromosome BXJ2-6, Cavendish_Baxijiao_AAA, whole genome shotgun sequence genomic stretch:
- the LOC135615798 gene encoding replication protein A 70 kDa DNA-binding subunit A-like, which translates to MAAVDLTQGAIAAISEGRAEEGARPVVQVWDVKLVNTQQSTTERYRMLLSDGTHMQQAMLATQMNGLVKSGALQKYSIVQLNEFICNVIQNRRIIIVINLEVLVSSSNGIGEPKLYDNGPASQNRAPIPAQPSSTDQPVKAAVNPQTYGGPNSSKSNSGQNVAGVSLNPKSESMTNNSSFGGSYGSGPMSSRNMNSPNIEQPKAEQGIGRFYESHPNSGNQNQRFSNPASVGAFGPPASSYGRPVQPAYQQPPPLYTNRGPIAKNEAPARIIPISALNPYQGRWTIKARVTTKSELRRYNNPRGEGKVFSFDLLDSDGGEIRVTCFNVVADQFYDQIEVGKVYLISKGSLKPAQKSFNHLNNEYEIFLEAQSVIQPCLEEDNTIPKQQFNFRPINEIEGLENNTMVDVIGIVVSINPSLSIMRKNGTETNKQTLQLKDMSGRIVEMTMWGKFCSVEGQQLQHMCDSGVCPVLAIKTGRVSDFNGKSVTTIGSSQLFINPDFPEAHRLRDWYNREGKSMTAASISRETTTTGRNDVRKTVAQIKDEGLGRSEKPDWITVKATITFMKVDNFCYTACPLMVGDRPCNKKVNNNGDGTWHCDRCDQSFPECDYRYLLQFQIQDHTGMTWVTAFQECGEEILGVTAKELYLLKYEEQDDLKFAEIIRTVLFHQYLFKLKVKEETFSDEQRVKSTVVKAEKINPSSESKYLLGLIEKLSSEDPNASKGTYGTSASTSGMANITYGTGESNFGSNSNNFGNIHSGRNNFGNNSSSDGYRMGATNQFVQHANDYGGNMKHSFSRNEVQAFCNNCGSNGHSFQNCPRGVNRQGQSAGGGFSSIGSNICFKCQQPGHWASECPGMGAAGSAYGDGGSSGRYTNTRQHVGGF; encoded by the exons ATGGCTGCGGTGGATCTGACGCAGGGGGCAATAGCGGCGATTTCGGAGGGGCGGGCGGAGGAGGGCGCCAGGCCGGTGGTGCAGGTGTGGGACGTGAAGCTGGTCAACACCCAGCAGAGCACCACGGAGCGGTACCGGATGCTGCTGTCCGACGGAACTCACATGCAGCAGGCCATGCTCGCGACGCAGATGAACGGACTCGTTAAGTCGGGGGCACTGCAGAAGTACTCCATCGTTCAGCTCAACGAGTTCATCTGTAACGTCATCCAGAACCGCAG AATCATTATTGTTATCAACTTGGAAGTCCTtgtcagcagtagtaatggaattGGAGAACCAAAATTGTATGATAATGGTCCTGCTTCACAAAACCGAGCTCCTATCCCTGCTCAGCCATCCAGTACAGATCAACCAGTGAAGGCTGCGGTGAATCCTCAAACTTATGGTGGTCCAAATTCTAGCAAATCTAACAGCGGACAAAATGTTGCAGGAGTTTCTCTTAATCCCAAGTCAGAGTCTATGACAAACAACTCATCTTTTGGTGGTTCTTATGGTAGTGGTCCCATGTCGAGCAGGAACATGAATAGTCCGAATATTGAACAGCCAAAAGCTGAACAAGGTATCGGGAGGTTTTATGAATCACATCCAAACAGTGGTAATCAAAACCAGAGGTTCTCAAATCCAGCTTCTGTTGGAGCATTTGGACCTCCTGCTAGTTCCTATGGGCGTCCAGTTCAGCCTGCTTATCAGCAACCCCCACCGCTGTACACAAATAGAGGGCCTATAGCCAAGAATGAAGCTCCTGCTCGCATTATTCCTATTTCTGCTTTGAATCCTTACCAGGGCAGATGGACAATTAAGGCAAGAGTGACAACCAAGAGTGAACTTCGGCGCTACAATAATCCTAGGGGGGAAGGGAAAGTCTTCTCTTTTGATCTCCTGGATTCAGATGGTGGAGAAATACGTGTTACTTGCTTTAACGTGGTAGCCGACCAGTTCTATGATCAGATTGAAGTGGGGAAAGTGTACTTGATCTCCAAAGGAAGCTTGAAGCCTGCACAGAAGAGCTTTAATCATCTGAACAatgaatatgaaatatttttagagGCTCAATCAGTGATCCAACCATGTTTAGAGGAAGATAACACCATCCCAAAGCAACAGTTCAACTTTCGGCCGATAAATGAAATTGAAGGCTTGGAAAACAATACCATGGTTGATGTTATTGGCATTGTGGTGTCAATAAATCCCTCGCTTTCGATAATGAGAAAAAATGGCACAGAAACCAATAAACAAACTCTCCAATTAAAGGATATGTCAGGTCGTATTGTGGAAATGACTATGTGGGGTAAGTTCTGCAGCGTAGAGGGTCAGCAACTTCAACATATGTGTGACTCTGGTGTATGTCCTGTACTGGCCATTAAAACTGGGAGAGTCAGTGATTTTAATGGGAAGTCAGTAACTACTATTGGCTCAAGCCAACTATTTATAAATCCTGATTTTCCCGAGGCTCACAGATTGAGAGACTGGTATAATAGAGAAGGGAAGAGTATGACTGCTGCTTCAATATCCAGGGAGACAACAACCACGGGTAGGAATGATGTTAGGAAGACAGTCGCACAGATTAAGGATGAGGGTTTAGGACGATCCGAGAAACCTGATTGGATAACCGTAAAGGCAACCATCACGTTCATGAAGGTTGACAATTTCTGCTATACAGCTTGTCCATTGATGGTAGGGGATAGGCCATGCAATAAGAAGGTTAACAACAATGGTGATGGCACTTGGCATTGTGATCGTTGTGATCAGAGTTTTCCCGAGTGTGATTATAGGTATCTGCTCCAGTTTCAGATCCAGGATCATACAGGTATGACCTGGGTTACAGCATTCCAAGAATGTGGCGAGGAGATATTGGGTGTCACTGCAAAGGAGCTGTATTTGTTGAAATATGAAGAACAAGATGATTTGAAGTTTGCAGAAATTATTCGGACGGTGCTCTTCCATCAATATTTATTCAAGTTGAAAGTTAAGGAGGAGACATTTAGTGATGAACAGCGTGTGAAATCAACTGTTGTCAAAGCTGAGAAAATAAACCCATCGTCTGAGAGCAAGTATCTTCTGGGTCTGATTGAGAAGCTTTCGAGTGAAGATCCCAATGCTTCTAAAGGAACGTATGGAACTTCTGCCTCAACTTCTGGAATGGCTAATATTACCTATGGTACTGGTGAATCTAACTTTGGCAGTAATAGCAACAACTTTGGCAATATCCATTCTGGAAGGAACAACTTTGGCAATAATAGCAGTTCCGACGGATACAGAATGGGAGCAACAAATCAGTTTGTGCAGCATGCAAATGACTATGGTGGCAACATGAAACATAGTTTTTCTAGAAATGAGGTTCAAGCATTCTGCAACAATTGTGGCTCCAATGGTCACAGTTTCCAGAATTGTCCGAGAGGCGTAAATAGGCAGGGCCAGTCCGCAGGTGGTGGATTCTCAAGTATTGGTTCCAACATTTGTTTCAAATGCCAACAGCCTGGGCACTGGGCTAGTGAATGCCCTGGGATGGGTGCTGCCGGATCAGCATATGGGGATGGTGGTTCATCAGGAAGATACACCAACACCAGGCAACATGTCGGTGGTTTCTAA
- the LOC103974421 gene encoding triosephosphate isomerase, cytosolic-like: MDVIAAQTKTIAVTLHDLSFSLVGLVLRICPPWMEQHISDWTNVVLAYEPVWAIGTAKVATPAGRSTLNYASGFRYMCVEVAESTRIIYGGSVNGANCKELAAQPDVDGFLAGGASLKPEFVDIINSATVKSSARGLLRRSIEDP, from the exons ATGGATGTCATTGCTGCACAAACAAAAACTATTGCAGTTACTCTTCATGATTTATCATTTAGTCTTGTGGGTTTAGTTTTGAGGATATGTCCACCATGGATGGAGC AGCACATTTCAGACTGGACCAATGTAGTTCTGGCTTATGAGCCGGTTTGGGCAATTGGAACTGCGAAGGTTGCTACACCAGCTGGGAG GTCAACTCTGAACTATGCAAGCGGCTTCAGATATATGTGTGTTGAAGTTGCAGAATCAACTAGGATCATTTATGGCG GTTCTGTAAATGGAGCTAACTGCAAAGAGCTTGCAGCACAGCCTGATGTTGACGGATTTCTCGCTGGAGGTGCTTCTTTGAAG CCAGAATTTGTGGACATCATCAATTCTGCTACTGTTAAGTCATCTGCTCGAGGACTTCTGCGTCGCTCGATCGAAGATCCATGA
- the LOC135615800 gene encoding factor of DNA methylation 1-like: protein MEAGLLSDEEDTDVSDSEVEDYEEECYQALKTGNHRIRNPDGTFRCPFCTGKKKQDYQFKDLLQHATGIGASSSRKGSQKAHHRAFARFLQLDLAPSLSLPPALKAAFAAAAAGDPSPIQSPPPSSSSYSASKPPREDELFVWPWMAVLVNAPPGAADGDDLKEKLSDFNPVDTVHLHEEDDLNGKSTCATVIVKFLKNWGGFKNAMDFENHFRASHRGKKEWAERQGDVSGVLFGWIASAEDYNAGGALGRYLKKHGDLKTVLQVIKEESKETGKIVAILANQIDIKNQYLHDLEVRYNTTSHSLSRVMGEKDQLHQAYNDEMRNLQRNARETTRKIFDENEKLRMELDLKRKEIDLRCKELDKLEAQNEGDKKKLDDEKQKVELATIVQKEAEEEVLKLVEDQKKEKEAALARILQLEKELDQKQQLELEIETLNWNLRVMKHLEGQNDADIQEMEQKLEREREQLEFLNSALISKERQSNDELQEARKELIKGLEDLLSGRTLIGIKRMGELDEKAFQNACRKKYKAEEADIKAAELCSSWQEELKKPAWHPFKIVTSDGKEQEVIDEDDTNLKKLWIELGDDVCNAVKTALVELNDYNPSGRYVIPELWNFKERRKATMKEVIVAILKQWRSQKRKR, encoded by the exons ATGGAGGCCGGGTTATTATCGGACGAGGAGGACACGGATGTGAGTGATTCTGAGGTCGAGGACTACGAGGAGGAGTGCTACCAGGCGCTGAAGACCGGTAACCATCGGATCCGCAACCCCGACGGCACCTTTCGATGCCCATTCTGCACCGGCAAGAAGAAACAGGACTACCAATTCAAGGACCTCCTCCAGCACGCCACCGGAATCGGCGCCTCCAGCTCCCGCAAGGGCTCCCAGAAGGCCCACCACCGCGCCTTCGCCCGCTTCCTCCAGCTTGACCTCGCCCCctccctctccctccctcccgCCCTCAAAGCCGCCTTCGCCGCCGCTGCAGCTGGCGACCCCTCCCCCATTcaatctcctcctccctcttcttcctcctattcCGCCTCCAAACCTCCCCGCGAGGACGAGCTCTTCGTCTGGCCCTGGATGGCCGTCCTCGTCAATGCGCCCCCCGGTGCCGCCGACGGTGACGACCTCAAGGAGAAGCTCTCCGACTTCAACCCCGTCGACACCGTCCACTTGCATGAGGAAGACGACCTCAACGGCAAGTCCACGTGCGCGACCGTCATCGTCAAGTTCCTCAAGAACTGGGGCGGGTTTAAGAACGCCATGGACTTCGAGAACCATTTCAGAGCCAGCCATCGCGGAAAGAAGGAATGGGCCGAACGGCAGGGCGACGTCTCTGGCGTTCTGTTTGGGTGGATTGCGAGCGCCGAGGATTACAATGCCGGGGGCGCTCTGGGTCGGTACTTGAAGAAGCACGGGGACCTGAAGACCGTCCTGCAGGTCATCAAAGAAGAGTCCAAGGAGACCGGTAAGATTGTCGCCATTCTTGCGAACCAGATCGACATCAAGAATCAGTACTTGCATGACTTGGAGGTGAGGTACAACACGACCAGCCACTCCCTCAGTCGAGTGATGGGGGAGAAAGACCAGCTTCATCAAGCTTACAACGATG AAATGCGAAATTTGCAGCGCAATGCAAGGGAGACTACTCGCAAAATCTTTGACGAGAATGAAAAGTTGAGGATGGAGTTGGATTTAAAGAGGAAAGAAATTGATTTGCGGTGTAAAGAACTGGATAAGCTGGAAGCACAAAATGAGGGCGATAAAAAGAAACTGGATGATGAGAAGCAAAAG GTTGAATTGGCAACCATTGTGCAAAAGGAAGCTGAAGAAGAAGTCTTGAAACTGGTTGAAGACCAAAAG AAGGAAAAAGAAGCTGCTCTTGCTAGAATACTTCAGTTAGAGAAGGAGCTGGACCAAAAACAACAACTGgagctagaaatagaaacattgaACTGGAACTTAAGAGTTATGAAGCATTTGGAAGGGCAAAATGATGCAGATATCCAGGAGATGGAACAAAAATTGGAAAGAGAAAGGGAACAACTAGAATTCTTGAATAGTGCTCTCATAAGCAAGGAACGCCAGAGCAATGATGAATTACAAGAAGCTCGTAAAGAATTGATCAAG GGTTTGGAAGACTTATTGAGTGGTCGTACTTTAATTGGAATAAAAAGAATGGGTGAATTAGACGAGAAGGCCTTTCAAAATGCATGCAGGAAAAAATATAAAGCTGAAGAGGCTGACATCAAAGCTGCTGAGTTATGTTCTAGCTGGCAAGAGGAACTGAAGAAACCAGCATGGCATCCATTTAAGATTGTTACGAGTGACGGGAAGGAACAA GAAGTCATAGATGAGGATGATACAAATCTGAAAAAACTATGGATTGAGTTGGGTGATGATGTATGCAATGCTGTTAAAACAGCTCTGGTTGAGTTAAATGATTATAATCCCAGTGGAAGATATGTCATACCGGAACTCTGGAATTTTAAGGAACGACGCAAAGCAACTATGAAGGAGGTCATAGTAGCCATCCTAAAGCAATGGAGGAGCCAGAAGCGCAAAAGATGA
- the LOC135586450 gene encoding uncharacterized protein C24B11.05-like isoform X2 yields MKMEYEERYRQIQSPKYDCLLFDLDDTLYPLSSGIAAECRRNIGDYLVEKLGIEESKISDLCNLLYKNYGTTMAGLRVIRERKLLFFFAYVSWQTLFLCLCRRFPCVAQAIGYSFDYDDYHRFVHGRLPYENLKADPVLGPLLLSLPLRKVFTNADKAHAAKVLKKLGLEDCFEGIICFETLNPPTFSRGTETSSEVFDIVDHFARPVAGVALPRTPVLCKPSPDAMERALSIANIDPHRTVFFDDSVRNIQAGKRIGLHTVLVGTRHRVKGADHALESIHNMREALPELWEEAEKSDSIRYSGKVAMETSVTA; encoded by the exons ATGAAGATGGAATACGAAGAGCGATACCGACAGATTCAGAGTCCTAAATATGATTGCCTTCTCTTCG ATCTTGACGACACGCTCTACCCGTTGAGTTCCGGCATCGCCGCCGAGTGCCGCAGAAACATTGGAG ATTATTTGGTTGAGAAGCTTGGGATCGAGGAGAGCAAGATATCGGACTTGTGCAATCTACTGTACAAGAATTACGGGACGACGATGGCTGGCCTGAGGGTAATCCGAGAACGCAAGCTGCTCTTCTTTTTTGCTTACGTTTCATGGCAGACTTTGTTCTTGTGCTTATGCCGACGTTTTCCTTGTGTTGCTCAGGCCATCGGCTACAGCTTCGACTATGACGATTACCACAG ATTCGTTCATGGAAGATTGCCATACGAGAATCTAAAGGCCGATCCTGTGCTCGGGCCACTCCTCCTGAGCCTTCCGCTTCGCAAA GTATTCACGAATGCCGACAAAGCGCACGCTGCCAAAGTGCTGAAGAAGCTGGGATTGGAAGACTGTTTCGAAGGAATCATATGCTTCGAGACTCTGAACCCACCGACCTTTTCCCGTGGAACGGAAACCTCAAGCGAAGTCTTCGACATCGTCGACCACTTCGCTCGTCCTGTTGCCGGAGTTGCACTGCCGAGGACACCGGTGCTGTGCAAGCCATCGCCGGACGCCATGGAGCGCGCTCTCAGCATCGCCAACATCGACCCCCACAGAACA GTTTTCTTCGATGACAGCGTGCGGAACATTCAGGCGGGGAAACGCATCGGTCTGCACACTGTGCTG GTGGGCACTCGGCATAGAGTCAAAGGGGCTGATCACGCTCTGGAGAGCATCCACAACATGAGGGAAGCATTGCCTGAGCTGTGGGAGGAAGCAGAGAAATCAGACAGCATTCGGTACTCGGGCAAGGTTGCAATGGAGACATCGGTGACAGCTtag
- the LOC135586450 gene encoding uncharacterized protein C24B11.05-like isoform X4, whose amino-acid sequence MKMEYEERYRQIQSPKYDCLLFDLDDTLYPLSSGIAAECRRNIGDYLVEKLGIEESKISDLCNLLYKNYGTTMAGLRAIGYSFDYDDYHRFVHGRLPYENLKADPVLGPLLLSLPLRKVFTNADKAHAAKVLKKLGLEDCFEGIICFETLNPPTFSRGTETSSEVFDIVDHFARPVAGVALPRTPVLCKPSPDAMERALSIANIDPHRTVFFDDSVRNIQAGKRIGLHTVLVGTRHRVKGADHALESIHNMREALPELWEEAEKSDSIRYSGKVAMETSVTA is encoded by the exons ATGAAGATGGAATACGAAGAGCGATACCGACAGATTCAGAGTCCTAAATATGATTGCCTTCTCTTCG ATCTTGACGACACGCTCTACCCGTTGAGTTCCGGCATCGCCGCCGAGTGCCGCAGAAACATTGGAG ATTATTTGGTTGAGAAGCTTGGGATCGAGGAGAGCAAGATATCGGACTTGTGCAATCTACTGTACAAGAATTACGGGACGACGATGGCTGGCCTGAGG GCCATCGGCTACAGCTTCGACTATGACGATTACCACAG ATTCGTTCATGGAAGATTGCCATACGAGAATCTAAAGGCCGATCCTGTGCTCGGGCCACTCCTCCTGAGCCTTCCGCTTCGCAAA GTATTCACGAATGCCGACAAAGCGCACGCTGCCAAAGTGCTGAAGAAGCTGGGATTGGAAGACTGTTTCGAAGGAATCATATGCTTCGAGACTCTGAACCCACCGACCTTTTCCCGTGGAACGGAAACCTCAAGCGAAGTCTTCGACATCGTCGACCACTTCGCTCGTCCTGTTGCCGGAGTTGCACTGCCGAGGACACCGGTGCTGTGCAAGCCATCGCCGGACGCCATGGAGCGCGCTCTCAGCATCGCCAACATCGACCCCCACAGAACA GTTTTCTTCGATGACAGCGTGCGGAACATTCAGGCGGGGAAACGCATCGGTCTGCACACTGTGCTG GTGGGCACTCGGCATAGAGTCAAAGGGGCTGATCACGCTCTGGAGAGCATCCACAACATGAGGGAAGCATTGCCTGAGCTGTGGGAGGAAGCAGAGAAATCAGACAGCATTCGGTACTCGGGCAAGGTTGCAATGGAGACATCGGTGACAGCTtag
- the LOC135586450 gene encoding uncharacterized protein C24B11.05-like isoform X3, translating into MKMEYEERYRQIQSPKYDCLLFDLDDTLYPLSSGIAAECRRNIGDYLVEKLGIEESKISDLCNLLYKNYGTTMAGLRAIGYSFDYDDYHRFVHGRLPYENLKADPVLGPLLLSLPLRKVVFTNADKAHAAKVLKKLGLEDCFEGIICFETLNPPTFSRGTETSSEVFDIVDHFARPVAGVALPRTPVLCKPSPDAMERALSIANIDPHRTVFFDDSVRNIQAGKRIGLHTVLVGTRHRVKGADHALESIHNMREALPELWEEAEKSDSIRYSGKVAMETSVTA; encoded by the exons ATGAAGATGGAATACGAAGAGCGATACCGACAGATTCAGAGTCCTAAATATGATTGCCTTCTCTTCG ATCTTGACGACACGCTCTACCCGTTGAGTTCCGGCATCGCCGCCGAGTGCCGCAGAAACATTGGAG ATTATTTGGTTGAGAAGCTTGGGATCGAGGAGAGCAAGATATCGGACTTGTGCAATCTACTGTACAAGAATTACGGGACGACGATGGCTGGCCTGAGG GCCATCGGCTACAGCTTCGACTATGACGATTACCACAG ATTCGTTCATGGAAGATTGCCATACGAGAATCTAAAGGCCGATCCTGTGCTCGGGCCACTCCTCCTGAGCCTTCCGCTTCGCAAAGTC GTATTCACGAATGCCGACAAAGCGCACGCTGCCAAAGTGCTGAAGAAGCTGGGATTGGAAGACTGTTTCGAAGGAATCATATGCTTCGAGACTCTGAACCCACCGACCTTTTCCCGTGGAACGGAAACCTCAAGCGAAGTCTTCGACATCGTCGACCACTTCGCTCGTCCTGTTGCCGGAGTTGCACTGCCGAGGACACCGGTGCTGTGCAAGCCATCGCCGGACGCCATGGAGCGCGCTCTCAGCATCGCCAACATCGACCCCCACAGAACA GTTTTCTTCGATGACAGCGTGCGGAACATTCAGGCGGGGAAACGCATCGGTCTGCACACTGTGCTG GTGGGCACTCGGCATAGAGTCAAAGGGGCTGATCACGCTCTGGAGAGCATCCACAACATGAGGGAAGCATTGCCTGAGCTGTGGGAGGAAGCAGAGAAATCAGACAGCATTCGGTACTCGGGCAAGGTTGCAATGGAGACATCGGTGACAGCTtag
- the LOC135586450 gene encoding uncharacterized protein C24B11.05-like isoform X1 has protein sequence MKMEYEERYRQIQSPKYDCLLFDLDDTLYPLSSGIAAECRRNIGDYLVEKLGIEESKISDLCNLLYKNYGTTMAGLRVIRERKLLFFFAYVSWQTLFLCLCRRFPCVAQAIGYSFDYDDYHRFVHGRLPYENLKADPVLGPLLLSLPLRKVVFTNADKAHAAKVLKKLGLEDCFEGIICFETLNPPTFSRGTETSSEVFDIVDHFARPVAGVALPRTPVLCKPSPDAMERALSIANIDPHRTVFFDDSVRNIQAGKRIGLHTVLVGTRHRVKGADHALESIHNMREALPELWEEAEKSDSIRYSGKVAMETSVTA, from the exons ATGAAGATGGAATACGAAGAGCGATACCGACAGATTCAGAGTCCTAAATATGATTGCCTTCTCTTCG ATCTTGACGACACGCTCTACCCGTTGAGTTCCGGCATCGCCGCCGAGTGCCGCAGAAACATTGGAG ATTATTTGGTTGAGAAGCTTGGGATCGAGGAGAGCAAGATATCGGACTTGTGCAATCTACTGTACAAGAATTACGGGACGACGATGGCTGGCCTGAGGGTAATCCGAGAACGCAAGCTGCTCTTCTTTTTTGCTTACGTTTCATGGCAGACTTTGTTCTTGTGCTTATGCCGACGTTTTCCTTGTGTTGCTCAGGCCATCGGCTACAGCTTCGACTATGACGATTACCACAG ATTCGTTCATGGAAGATTGCCATACGAGAATCTAAAGGCCGATCCTGTGCTCGGGCCACTCCTCCTGAGCCTTCCGCTTCGCAAAGTC GTATTCACGAATGCCGACAAAGCGCACGCTGCCAAAGTGCTGAAGAAGCTGGGATTGGAAGACTGTTTCGAAGGAATCATATGCTTCGAGACTCTGAACCCACCGACCTTTTCCCGTGGAACGGAAACCTCAAGCGAAGTCTTCGACATCGTCGACCACTTCGCTCGTCCTGTTGCCGGAGTTGCACTGCCGAGGACACCGGTGCTGTGCAAGCCATCGCCGGACGCCATGGAGCGCGCTCTCAGCATCGCCAACATCGACCCCCACAGAACA GTTTTCTTCGATGACAGCGTGCGGAACATTCAGGCGGGGAAACGCATCGGTCTGCACACTGTGCTG GTGGGCACTCGGCATAGAGTCAAAGGGGCTGATCACGCTCTGGAGAGCATCCACAACATGAGGGAAGCATTGCCTGAGCTGTGGGAGGAAGCAGAGAAATCAGACAGCATTCGGTACTCGGGCAAGGTTGCAATGGAGACATCGGTGACAGCTtag